In Musa acuminata AAA Group cultivar baxijiao chromosome BXJ2-8, Cavendish_Baxijiao_AAA, whole genome shotgun sequence, one genomic interval encodes:
- the LOC135619154 gene encoding bifunctional nitrilase/nitrile hydratase NIT4A-like: MGWCLLSTPKQIAATSVSVFAAGAHLSCANVDTSSPATSSSWTTSARSTATASRSSPSSQMALVPSSAVGSPLIAEVDMGGSDPSSTVRATVVQASTVFYDTPATLDKAERLVAEAASYGSQLVVFPEAFIGGYPRGSTFGVTIGSRSAKGQEEFRKYHAAAIDVPGPEVDRLAALAGKYKIFLVMGVIERAGYTLYCTVLFFDPQGQYLGKHRKLMPTALERIIWGFGDGSTIPVFETPMGKIGALICWENRMPLLRTALYGKGVEIYCAPTADARDVWQASMVHIALEGGCFVLSANQFCRRKDYPPPPDYVFAGAEEEPSMDSVVCAGGSVIVSPSGAVLAGPNYEGEALISADLDLGEIVRAKFVFDVVGHYSRPEVLSLTVKDDPQNPVSFTSAEKTESTQK; encoded by the exons ATGGGTTGGTGTTTGCTCTCCACTCCGAAGCAGATAGCCGCCACCAGTGTTTCCGTCTTCGCCGCTGGAGCCCACCTCTCGTGCGCCAACGTTGACACCAGCTCGCCCGCGACGAGTTCGTCGTGGACTACCTCCGCAAGAAGCACGGCTACGGCAAGTAGGTCATCCCCCTCTTCCCAGATGGCTTTGGTCCCGTCCTCCGCCGTCGGATCCCCTCTGATCGCGGAGGTCGACATGGGAGGCTCCGATCCCTCCTCCACCGTCCGCGCCACCGTCGTGCAGGCCTCCACCGTCTTCTACGACACCCCCGCCACCCTTG ATAAGGCAGAGAGGCTGGTTGCAGAAGCTGCTTCATATGGGTCACAGTTAGTTGTTTTCCCTGAAGCATTCATTGGCGGATATCCTCGTGGTTCTACATTTGGTGTCACTATAGGTAGCCGTTCAGCCAAGGGACAGGAGGAATTTCGGAAGTATCATGCTGCTGCAATTGATGTGCCTG GCCCTGAGGTTGATCGCTTGGCAGCATTGGCCGGGAAGTATAAGATCTTTCTGGTCATGGGTGTCATTGAGAGGGCTGGATATACACTTTATTGTACAGTCCTTTTCTTTGATCCTCAGGGTCAATACCTCGGAAAACACCGCAAACTCATGCCTACAGCACTAGAACGTATAATATGGGGCTTTGGAGATGGATCAACTATTCCAGTTTTTGAAACACCTATGGGAAAGATAGGTGCACTTATATGCTGGGAAAATAGAATGCCACTTCTGAGAACGGCATTGTATGGTAAAG GCGTCGAAATATATTGTGCTCCCACAGCAGATGCCAGGGATGTTTGGCAAGCTTCCATGGTGCATATTGCTCTTGAGGGTGGCTGCTTTGTGCTGTCCGCAAACCAGTTTTGCAGGAGAAAGGACTATCCTCCACCACCTGACTATGTCTTTGCAGGTGCAGAGGAAGAACCATCGATGGATTCTGTTGTGTGTGCTGGAGGAAGCGTCATCGTTTCACCATCAGGCGCAGTCTTGGCTGGTCCCAACTACGAAGGAGAGGCCCTCATCTCAGCAGATCTAG ATCTTGGAGAAATCGTGCGAGCCAAGTTTGTTTTCGATGTGGTTGGACACTACTCGAGGCCTGAGGTGCTGAGCCTGACTGTGAAAGACGATCCACAGAACCCGGTCTCCTTCACATCTGCTGAGAAGACTGAAAGCACACAGAAATGA
- the LOC135619155 gene encoding proteasome subunit alpha type-2-A-like produces the protein MGDSQYSFSLTTFSPTGKLVQIEHALTAVGSGQTSLGIKAANGVVIATEKKLPSILVDETSVQKIQLMTTNIGVVYSGMGPDSRVLVRKSRKQAQQYFRLYKEPIPVTQLVRETAAVMQEFTQSGGVRPFGVSLLVAGYDDNGPQLYQVDPSGSYFSWKASAMGKNVSNAKTFLEKRYTDDMELDDAVHTAILTLKEGFQGQISGKNIEIGIVGADRKFRVLTPAEIDDYLAEVE, from the exons ATGGGCGACAGCCAGTACTCCTTCTCCCTCACCACCTTCAG CCCTACGGGGAAACTGGTTCAAATCGAGCACGCCTTAACGGCGGTCGGATCTGGTCAGACCTCCCTTGGGATCAAAG CGGCCAATGGTGTTGTTATTGCTACTGAGAAGAAGCTTCCTTCCATTTTGGTGGATGAGACATCA GTCCAGAAGATTCAGCTTATGACAACAAATATTGGAGTTGTCTACAG TGGAATGGGCCCAGATTCTCGTGTTCTAGTGAGAAAAAGCAGAAAACAAGCACAACAATATTTTCGACTTTATAAG GAGCCTATTCCTGTAACTCAACTTGTAAGAGAAACTGCAGCTGTTATGCAGGAGTTTACACAATCTGG TGGTGTAAGACCATTTGGAGTTTCTCTGCTGGTTGCTGGATATGATGACAATGGTCCACAACTGTATCAG GTCGATCCATCTGGTTCATACTTTTCATGGAAGGCTTCAGCAATGGGGAAGAATGTCTCTAATGCTAAAACATTTCTTGAGAAGAG GTACACTGATGATATGGAGCTTGATGATGCTGTCCACACTGCCATCTTGACTCTAAAAGAAGG ATTTCAAGGGCAGATCTCTGGCAAGAACATTGAAATTGGAATAGTGGGTGCTGACCGAAAGTTCAG AGTACTTACACCAGCTGAAATCGATGATTATTTGGCGGAGGTGGAGTAG